In the genome of Fulvivirga maritima, one region contains:
- a CDS encoding TonB-dependent receptor yields MRLYIFLIIFFCSFSAQAQTTISGKVISYEDSVALPGVSIQNQNTNQWTYTDTNGQFSITLNAKAFELEFHFLGKQEYILRSSDIGNTSQVLIKLKDENLELNEVTVTATPTTSKVGSSIKLDEYAVDQVQSFSVGDILQQLPGQTISAPDFTRSKAITLRSANTTNVNAFGVSFVLDGVALSNDANMQTYDDSNGLLDTDNVNSSIDLRTIPASNIEEVEVITGIPDAKYGNLTSGVVKINRKAGVTPYTLSANLRQGTTSMSLNKGFKINDKGGALSLSFDYLNSNTDPRESLKKFNRINTSAIWSTHNNDNTIRNTLSFTFHNNFDDINYDKDNDDGGQDASSRKDIGFRVSNRLSWKPNTQIIDNISLNAAYSYASQRSYKQQFINNGGKILPTSTETGLAPGEYTPVAYLQKSEVFGKPINISANVSLNKVLKTNNTDHSLSLGTNLSYTDNSGKGKVVSSENALAYIALSSAGDSDGNSTRPLDFDSYVKPRVNYGIYLQDNITHTFANNKELYANIGFRMDMQNGFASFGPRANFGYELTKKWSVRGGIGFASKAPSLSQIYPGDQYFDMLIADFRTNEYSFNLIQTYKQEIGKLNLSPNKSWKYEIGTNYNAKIASLAITAYYNFTYNGIVSDDKYTSVSVPNVDFNFENPNQAPTYQISGYRDILLTYSQAYNGSETKDKGIEFYLNFKKIKAINTSFSLNGSYTHSTTFNSSERFKKSKDPLETEYLYGFNKTQPDIRDQLKLTATITHHISEIGLLISLTAEQFTFSTNYASIIDLYPYAYLNGAGQRIEIAPEERTAEKYSSIVLPESNSTDNRTSIYHNFHLRISKELSNGLSFSFYAYNFLDYQPMVESTISGKMSKNDPISFGAQIKYQF; encoded by the coding sequence ATGCGGCTATATATATTTTTGATCATATTCTTCTGTTCTTTCTCAGCACAAGCGCAGACCACTATCAGTGGTAAGGTAATTTCCTATGAAGATTCTGTAGCCTTACCTGGTGTAAGTATTCAAAACCAAAACACTAATCAATGGACTTACACCGATACTAACGGACAGTTTAGTATCACCTTAAACGCCAAGGCCTTTGAGTTAGAATTTCATTTTTTAGGCAAGCAAGAATATATACTTCGCTCCAGCGACATCGGCAACACCTCTCAAGTACTTATTAAGCTAAAAGACGAGAACCTCGAACTTAATGAAGTAACTGTAACCGCCACCCCTACTACTTCTAAAGTAGGCTCATCTATTAAACTAGATGAATATGCTGTAGATCAGGTACAATCCTTTAGCGTAGGTGATATTTTGCAACAGTTGCCAGGCCAAACCATTTCAGCACCTGACTTTACCAGATCCAAGGCCATCACGCTTAGAAGCGCTAACACTACTAATGTAAATGCATTTGGCGTTTCATTTGTATTAGACGGCGTTGCGCTATCTAACGATGCTAACATGCAAACCTATGACGATAGTAACGGTTTACTTGATACTGACAATGTAAATTCCAGCATAGACCTGCGTACTATTCCGGCTTCTAACATAGAAGAGGTGGAAGTGATAACCGGTATTCCTGACGCCAAATATGGCAACCTTACCTCAGGAGTAGTAAAGATCAACAGAAAAGCTGGAGTAACACCTTATACACTCAGCGCTAACTTAAGACAAGGGACTACTTCAATGTCTCTCAACAAAGGTTTCAAAATCAATGATAAAGGAGGTGCCTTAAGCCTTTCCTTTGATTATTTAAATTCTAATACTGATCCCAGAGAAAGCCTTAAAAAATTCAACCGTATTAACACTTCAGCTATTTGGAGCACTCATAATAATGACAATACCATTAGAAACACCTTATCATTTACATTCCATAATAATTTTGATGACATCAACTATGACAAGGATAATGATGACGGCGGCCAAGATGCCAGCAGCAGAAAAGACATAGGCTTTAGAGTGAGCAACCGCCTTAGCTGGAAACCTAACACGCAAATTATCGATAATATCAGCCTCAATGCGGCCTATAGCTATGCATCTCAAAGGTCATATAAGCAACAATTCATAAATAATGGAGGCAAAATATTACCTACAAGCACAGAAACGGGGTTGGCCCCTGGTGAATATACACCAGTAGCTTATCTTCAAAAATCAGAGGTATTTGGTAAACCTATAAACATCAGTGCTAACGTATCTTTAAATAAAGTATTAAAAACGAACAATACAGATCACAGCTTATCTCTAGGCACCAACTTATCCTACACTGATAATAGTGGTAAAGGAAAAGTGGTATCCTCAGAAAATGCGCTCGCTTATATTGCCCTATCCAGCGCTGGAGATAGTGATGGCAACTCCACCAGACCATTGGATTTTGATTCTTATGTAAAACCTCGTGTCAATTATGGTATTTACCTTCAAGATAATATCACTCATACCTTTGCAAACAATAAAGAGCTCTACGCTAACATTGGCTTCCGCATGGACATGCAAAATGGATTTGCAAGCTTTGGCCCAAGGGCTAATTTCGGTTACGAGCTTACGAAAAAATGGAGTGTTCGTGGTGGGATAGGCTTCGCATCTAAAGCGCCTTCCCTATCACAAATATATCCGGGAGATCAATATTTTGACATGCTCATAGCTGACTTCAGAACTAATGAGTACTCCTTCAACCTTATTCAAACCTACAAGCAAGAGATTGGCAAGCTGAACTTAAGTCCGAATAAAAGCTGGAAATACGAGATAGGCACCAATTATAATGCAAAAATCGCTTCTCTGGCTATTACAGCCTACTACAACTTCACTTACAATGGAATAGTATCTGATGATAAATATACATCAGTTTCAGTACCCAACGTAGATTTTAACTTTGAAAATCCAAACCAAGCACCTACATATCAGATAAGTGGTTATCGAGACATTTTGCTCACCTATAGCCAGGCTTACAATGGTTCGGAAACCAAAGACAAAGGGATAGAATTTTATTTAAATTTTAAAAAAATAAAAGCTATCAACACCTCCTTTTCACTGAATGGATCCTACACTCATTCTACTACCTTCAATTCATCTGAGAGATTCAAAAAAAGTAAAGACCCCCTCGAAACTGAATATCTGTATGGTTTTAACAAAACGCAACCAGACATACGCGATCAACTAAAACTGACAGCAACTATTACGCACCATATCTCAGAAATTGGCCTATTGATTTCATTAACTGCTGAGCAGTTTACCTTTAGCACTAACTACGCTTCCATTATAGACTTATACCCCTATGCCTATCTTAATGGGGCCGGCCAAAGAATAGAAATTGCACCTGAGGAAAGAACAGCAGAAAAATATAGCAGCATAGTACTGCCTGAAAGCAATTCAACCGACAACAGAACAAGCATCTATCACAACTTTCATTTAAGAATTTCCAAAGAACTGTCTAACGGACTTAGCTTTTCATTCTATGCTTATAATTTCCTGGATTATCAGCCCATGGTGGAATCTACTATTTCCGGCAAGATGTCGAAAAATGATCCTATAAGCTTCGGAGCTCAAATCAAATATCAATTTTAA